From a single Pseudophryne corroboree isolate aPseCor3 chromosome 6, aPseCor3.hap2, whole genome shotgun sequence genomic region:
- the SNAPC5 gene encoding snRNA-activating protein complex subunit 5: MLSRLQELRKEEETLLKIKAALHDQLNRLKVEELALQSMINSREGQDVQSHTEEPEEDAFNVDDEAVINQTELQLSTLDYNQEMEEEEEEEEEDSDT, from the exons ATGCTGAGTCGCCTGCAGGAGCTGAGAAAGGAGGAAGAGACGCTGCTAAAGATCAAGGCGGCCCTGCACGATCAGCTCAACAGGTTAAAG GTTGAGGAACTGGCTCTCCAATCCATGATAAACTCTAGAGAAGGACAAGATGTACAATCCCACACTGAGGAGCCTGAGGAG GATGCATTCAATGTGGATGATGAAGCTGTGATAAACCAGACTGAACTACAGCTTAGTACACTAGACTACAATCAGGAgatggaagaggaggaggaagaggaagaggaggattcGGACACTTAG